Proteins encoded by one window of Conger conger chromosome 1, fConCon1.1, whole genome shotgun sequence:
- the LOC133140182 gene encoding uncharacterized protein LOC133140182, with the protein MGSGGSRGKKVAPASVTEVNVYETEKDGDQKDGGLFKPFKIQKLADFNRSWSGARPDCHSEGNDSEFSADDDDIEVELDRVMAEYETRRFNSKKGSLKKSFERSETYGFCNTSRACGGDLTSTHRFHSSEPPGRTHHSSNTGSVRASDKELTTITQPWKNTQYDPKSHSRTFQDPPALRKSEDQDLAEETALVPGCCDAPDGLTLPVILYNGSEEDLMETIEREFS; encoded by the exons ATGGGCAGCGGTGGTAGTAGGGGAAAGAAGGTTGCACCTGCGTCTGTAACAGAAGTAAACGTGTATGAAACAGAGAAGGACGGCGATCAGAAAGACGGTGGCTTATTCAAGCCTTTCAAAATTCAGAAACTGGCCGACTTCAATCGGTCCTGGAGCGGAGCGCGACCTGACTGCCACAGTGAAGGAAACGACTCCGAATTTTCAGCGGATGACGACGATATTGAGGTAGAACTGGATCGAGTGATGGCTGAGTATGAAACCAGGCGGTTTAATTCCAAAAAGGGCTCACTGAAGAAGTCTTTTGAGAGGAGTGAAACGTATGGATTTTGTAACACCAGCAGAGCGTGTGGTGGCGATCTCACATCTACTCATCGGTTTCACAGCTCGGAACCGCCTGGAAGGACTCACCACTCTAGTAACACTGGTTCTGTAAGAGCCAGCGACAAGGAACTAACTACCATCACCCAGCCGTGGAAAAATACACAGTATGACCCCAAAAGCCACAGCAGAACGTTTCAG GACCCACCGGCACTTCGCAAATCTGAGGACCAGGATCTTGCTGAGGAGACAGCCCT TGTCCCCGGTTGTTGTGACGCGCCTGATGGACTTACCCTGCCCGTCATCCTGTATAACGGATCCGAAGAGGATTTGATGGAAACAATCGAAAGGGAATTCAGTTGA